From the genome of Clavelina lepadiformis chromosome 2, kaClaLepa1.1, whole genome shotgun sequence:
AGGTAGTTACTTGCGCTTCCGGTTCTCATGCATCCCCACCAAGCGTTGGCCGTGCAGAAATCGGCGGGACTTCCTCCCCACATGTCGATGGTTCCGGAAGAGAGGAAAGATTCTCCGTAGTGGTCGGCTGTAAGAGTCTGTAGAAGCAAGTTAAGTTACTTATGCAATTTACCGGACGTAAACAAGCCTAACAAAGGCAAATTACAGCAGTATACACGAAAACTTTTTGACTTATTCATGCTTGTGAAGCTTGTATATGCGTTACCGTATTGAATTTGTCAAACTGTGCTCTATTCTGAAAAAAACCTCATAATTAAAAGAAAGCCTTCCGGTATTGaaaatttgtagtttttaaaTACTGCTTATAAGCTGTTGTATAGGCCATACTATACGCttttaactaaaactaaaGTAAGAAAAAAGATGAGAACACTGCCGAGAACGGGCAGCTTTAACCTAAGCAACCTAATAAGTAATACCTAACGAAATAAGCTGTTGTACATAATTGAGCAAAACCAGCACGCAAGTCAGGCTACGCAGACACAGTTCCGCCTCACCGGTTTTATGAAGAGAGTGTTGTCTCTGACGTAGCTGTTCGATCTGTTGTTGGTGTAGATCTGGAATTCCCAATTGCCTCCCCCGCTCATGGTCAGCTCGTGCTGCCACCTGTCCAGGTTGAACTCGTCCCAGTTCTCCTCAAAGATGAGTCCGTTGCAAGGAGGCTGGGTCATGTCACAAGTCGATGCGTCGCATGGGTAAGCAGAGCAGGATGGGGTCACTACCACGGTGCCTCCGTCACCACCGGTACCTGTACCGCCTGGGCAATACAATGCAACTTTTAAGCACATTTCCAGAGTTGTTTGCCGCAATAACACTTCGCAACTGTTACCTTCTAATCTTAACCATAGAACAACGTTTCTACCAACATTAAGTCGAACAACGCAGAAATTGTCTTGTCTCTACAGTAAAATAGATTGAGGTACCAGCAACCTACTTTACTTTCAACCTACCGCCAGTTGACTGGGTGGTCGTAGTCTGACTGGGTGTTGGGGTGGCCGGGGGTTGGGTAGGAGGGTCCGTGGCCGGGGTTTGGGTAGTAGGAGGTTGGGTAGGAGGGTCGGTCACCGGTGGCTGGGTGGTTGGAGCTGAAAAATGAAAAGGTGTAAGTTGTAACCCAATCTCACAGGTAGCCTAACAGCTGTACATTCGTCGTCATCGATAATTATCCTATTCACCTATAGTAGACCTATACATGGAAGCGTTTTGTTTAAAGCACCAAATACTTCACCTGAAGCAACCCAGTTTTGGTCTGTGAGCAGATATCCACCTGTGCTGGTTATTACGTTGACCCAGTAGCTAACCACGTCACCGGTTCCCACATTAACGTTGGTGTTTTCGTGGACAAAGTAACCGTCTGAATAAAGATTGAAGAATTGGCCTGTTGTAAATGCTCTAATAGTATGATGACGTGGAACGAAGTAGATGCGAAATATAATAGTTGCGCGCAAGAAGGTCATGATATGAATGTGATATGAAAATTTcggttccacgacaattaaccgtgggaaattgaccgcgaacaaactgaccggggacaactgaccggggacaactgaccgagggacaactgaccgtgacgtaaatttacctagaaccaactgaccttaaatcatattatcacttaaatcatataatttgaataaacaaaaatgctaatttgcgtaaaaaataaaaataaaatgcgtagcggttgatttgtgtcgccggccaatttgttgccagtcagttgaccacgaccaattgtcgccggtgaatttgttcacggtcaattgacgtgatcccgaAAATTTCATCTCACTTGTGGCGGAGTTCACGTCGTAGTTGTACGTTCCAGCTGCAACGCCAGACAGCGGCTGATTGATGCTGTAATGATATGCCACTAGAGTGACCTGGCCGTCATCTGAAAAGATTTGATATTTTAGGGTTAAACAGATGTTGGCTTTTGTTGAATAAGTATAGTGTTGATGTAAACATATTACCTTTCAGCTACAATTTATAGCTCAGGCGGTAACCAGACTATTGCACCCATAAACTTAATTTATGCTGCGTGGTAATTCTTTAACTGGTTTATTTGTCAGCATTACCTTATAAAGTTGATTGcgatttttcatcaaaatcaaGAATTTATCAAGTGAGTACAGGTCATACGTAAATTTCACATTAGTACAATTCCAAGGAAACATGCACGAACACAGTCATTTTTCAGAGACAAAATTTTACGTTTAATCACACTTGACCAAACCTGGGTAAGCAAATCTGATTCCCTGAGGTTCCAGCAGGGTTATTTGAGGTTGCTGGACTGTGTAGGCCAGACAAGATGACGTCAAAGAGAGCAGCAGTAACCAAAACATGGCTAAACCTGCAACGTCACAATGTCAAATGCTTAGTTCTCACTTGTATCTTATTATTTCTCTATCAGTTGAGAAATATAGACTATCGGTAAAATGTAACCTACTCTGTTCTAGATTTTAACCTTAAATTTTGCAGGAGCTGTACTAAGTGATGGAACCAAGGTTTAGTCTTAATACTGTAGAGTGTAGCTCATGCAAAACATGCTCTCTATTTCAAATCTTTTTAGCATTCTACTCAAGTAAAAGTCCAACCTCCAGTCGTAGCAAATACCGCCATTTTCCCTGATGTCAAATCCTCATATTAGAAGCGATATTGTAAATAGCCCTACTCGTTACACAAATACACGTAT
Proteins encoded in this window:
- the LOC143447278 gene encoding beta-1,3-glucan-binding protein-like, which gives rise to MFWLLLLSLTSSCLAYTVQQPQITLLEPQGIRFAYPDDGQVTLVAYHYSINQPLSGVAAGTYNYDVNSATNGYFVHENTNVNVGTGDVVSYWVNVITSTGGYLLTDQNWVASAPTTQPPVTDPPTQPPTTQTPATDPPTQPPATPTPSQTTTTQSTGGGTGTGGDGGTVVVTPSCSAYPCDASTCDMTQPPCNGLIFEENWDEFNLDRWQHELTMSGGGNWEFQIYTNNRSNSYVRDNTLFIKPTLTADHYGESFLSSGTIDMWGGSPADFCTANAWWGCMRTGSASNYLNPVESARIRTVDSFAFKYGRVDVEAKMPTGDWLWPAIWFLPKKNAYGQWPASGEMDLLESRGNTDLRDSQGVSHGNDAMGSTLHWGPYWPFNGYQKTTKEVHGSFGSEFHTYTLDWDENGITFYLDGTQTLHVDPGDQGFWEFGEFDDSAPGSNNPWATSSNKMTPFDQEFYLIINLAVGGTNGYFPDEWNNGNGAKPWNNASPTAMRDFWQAKNTWYPTWQSGVNNGENAALQVKNIKVWAK